In one Lujinxingia sediminis genomic region, the following are encoded:
- a CDS encoding barstar family protein, with product MHSPPTWRLGPPFIYISSNERDLIVSAEYGNEGFEVRKMRGPRCRTIIELMHEFGAALQFFDGFGNNGNALRECLIYLDEWMPAKGYVLVFTDAEQVLADEIVDRDWLLDVLVGAGQWWSEAVTGQRRFDRPPVLFKAVFECSPGDRSWVEVCEEAGCGFDYL from the coding sequence ATGCACTCACCCCCCACGTGGCGTCTTGGCCCTCCTTTCATCTACATCTCCTCAAACGAGCGGGATCTCATCGTCTCGGCGGAGTATGGCAACGAGGGTTTCGAAGTCCGCAAGATGCGCGGGCCTCGGTGCAGAACCATCATCGAGCTCATGCACGAGTTCGGCGCCGCCCTGCAGTTCTTCGATGGCTTTGGGAACAACGGCAACGCCCTTCGGGAATGCCTCATCTACCTGGACGAATGGATGCCCGCGAAGGGCTACGTTTTGGTCTTCACCGATGCAGAACAGGTTCTAGCGGACGAGATTGTAGATCGCGACTGGTTGTTGGACGTGCTCGTGGGGGCGGGACAATGGTGGAGTGAGGCTGTGACGGGCCAGCGTCGCTTTGACAGGCCACCGGTGTTATTTAAAGCTGTGTTTGAATGCTCGCCGGGAGACCGTTCGTGGGTGGAAGTATGCGAGGAAGCGGGCTGCGGCTTCGATTATCTATAG
- a CDS encoding DUF6444 domain-containing protein, with protein MGETPRDWRDDRIAELEAENAQLKQMLREALQRIAELERMLGLNSQNSSKPPSTDNERARKRRRRKKPSGRVPGGQPGHQGHCRELLPED; from the coding sequence ATGGGCGAGACACCACGAGACTGGCGGGATGATCGCATCGCGGAGCTGGAGGCGGAGAATGCGCAGCTGAAACAAATGCTGCGCGAAGCACTGCAACGCATCGCAGAGTTGGAGCGGATGCTCGGCTTAAACTCCCAGAATTCTTCAAAACCTCCCTCCACGGACAATGAGCGCGCGAGAAAAAGGCGACGGCGTAAAAAGCCCTCGGGGCGGGTGCCGGGAGGACAGCCGGGGCATCAAGGTCATTGCCGAGAGTTGTTGCCTGAAGACTAG
- the tnpC gene encoding IS66 family transposase — protein sequence MKKHIPPSCRGCGQELSAQHATGHPARHQVFELVPKLVECTEHQLVSCQCPACGEITRGRLPAEITGSGWGSRLSSLSGALSVVCRDSRRQVDWFISEVIGAPSSLGTVQKHLEEVSAALEPGFEQVHVALQHPKNVVGLDETGWRLGNLPYWIWVTETENQAVYIVREGRRKEFAREPIGESKERILVTDRYNAYGILPREQRQICHAHIKREFTAMAVREGPMGDIGIKLHASSEAFQKAWIEVKSGKTSRGEFVSWMKDEVVRRWLTLLKEAKTLDEKAPGFVIWLLKDAKHVMLWAFLDHEDVEPTNNRAERALRGPVIQRKLSWGSKSEAGLRLMERLWTAAETCRRQGRSLLDYITASMEALRGGRAAPVLVLA from the coding sequence ATTAAAAAGCACATTCCGCCCAGCTGCCGCGGTTGCGGCCAGGAGTTGTCGGCGCAGCATGCCACCGGTCATCCGGCACGACATCAGGTCTTTGAGCTTGTGCCAAAGTTGGTCGAGTGCACCGAACACCAGCTCGTTTCCTGCCAGTGTCCGGCCTGCGGCGAGATCACGCGCGGAAGATTGCCCGCCGAGATTACTGGAAGTGGCTGGGGATCAAGACTTTCAAGTTTAAGCGGCGCGCTCTCGGTGGTCTGTCGGGACAGCCGCCGGCAGGTCGATTGGTTCATCAGCGAAGTGATCGGCGCGCCGAGTTCGCTTGGCACGGTCCAAAAACATCTCGAAGAAGTCTCGGCGGCGCTTGAGCCGGGGTTTGAGCAGGTTCACGTTGCTCTACAACACCCAAAGAACGTTGTGGGGCTTGATGAAACGGGCTGGCGGCTGGGCAATCTCCCTTATTGGATCTGGGTCACGGAGACCGAAAATCAGGCGGTTTACATCGTTCGCGAAGGTCGTCGAAAAGAGTTTGCCCGGGAGCCCATCGGGGAGTCTAAAGAGCGAATTCTCGTTACGGATCGCTACAACGCATATGGCATTTTGCCCCGCGAACAACGTCAAATTTGCCATGCTCATATAAAGCGAGAATTTACCGCCATGGCCGTACGAGAAGGGCCAATGGGCGACATTGGCATCAAATTGCATGCATCAAGCGAGGCGTTTCAAAAGGCCTGGATCGAGGTGAAATCCGGCAAAACATCTCGTGGTGAGTTTGTGTCCTGGATGAAAGACGAGGTCGTGCGCAGGTGGCTGACGCTTCTCAAAGAGGCAAAAACGCTCGATGAAAAAGCCCCCGGGTTTGTCATCTGGCTGCTCAAAGATGCAAAACACGTGATGCTCTGGGCCTTCCTCGATCACGAGGATGTAGAGCCCACAAACAACCGCGCCGAACGTGCCCTGCGCGGCCCGGTGATTCAGCGCAAGCTCTCGTGGGGCTCAAAGAGCGAAGCAGGTTTGCGGCTGATGGAGCGACTCTGGACCGCTGCCGAAACCTGCCGACGCCAGGGACGAAGCTTGCTCGACTACATCACCGCTTCTATGGAAGCGTTGCGTGGTGGAAGGGCGGCGCCGGTGCTTGTGTTGGCTTAA